The Microlunatus soli genome contains the following window.
CGGCCAACTCGACCAGGTTGTCGTGCGGGTAGCCGCCGAACCAGGCCAGATTCTTGCGACCCGACGGACTGCCGTCCAGCAAGGTCACCTGATCGCCGTGCCGGAAGCGACTGCTGCGCAACACCGGATGATCATGACGGAGCTTGAGCAGGGCTCCGGTCAGGTCCTTCAGGTCCGCCCACGGCTCCGCGCTGTCCCAGTTCACCCAGGAGATCGGGCCGTCCTGACAGTAGGCGTTGTTGTTGCCCTCCTGGGTCCGTCCGATCTCGTCCGCGGCGGTGATCATCGGCACGCCGCTGGACAGGATCGTGGTGGCGATCAGGTTCTTCGTCTGACGGTGCCGCAAGGCGTTGATCTCGGGATTGTCGGTCTCGCCCTCGTAGCCGCAGTTCCAGGATCGGTTGTCGTCGGAGCCGTCCCGGTTGGACTCGCCGTTGGCTCCGTTGTGTTTGAGGTCATAGGTGACCAGGTCACGGAGGGTGAAGCCGTCATGAGCAGTGACGAAGTTGATGCTCGCGTCGGCCTGCCGGTCATCATGATCAAAGATGTCGGGAGAGCCGGCCAGCCGCGCCGACAGCTCCTGGACGCCGCCGATGTTGCCGCGCCAGAAGTCCCGGACGAATCCGCGGAAGCGGTCGTTCCACTCGCTCCATCGGCTGCCGAAGCCCCCCACCTGATAGCCGTACGGGCCGACATCCCACGGCTCGGCGATCATCTTGATGTCGGCCAGCAGCGGATCCTCGGCGATCGCCGCCTTCAGCGGATGATCTTGACGGACGTGATGCTGGCCGTCCCGCAGCAGGGTGGTGGCGAGGTCGAATCGGAAGCCGTCGACACCCATCTCGGTCACCCAGTAGCGCAACGAGTCGATGATCATCTTCTGTACGCCGGGATTGGAGGTGTCGACCGAGTTACCGGTACCGGTGACGTCATAGTCGTTGCGTTGATCCTGGGTCAGCCGGTAGTAGCCGGCGTGGTCGATGCCCCGGTAGCACAGCGTCGGTCCCTCGTGACCGCCCTCGCCGGTGTGGTTGAAGACGACGTCCAGGATGACCTCCAGGCCGGCCTGGTGCAGGGCGGTCACCATCTCCTTGAACTCGCGGACCTGGGAGCCCATGGTGCCGACCGAGCAGTAGGAGGCGTGCGGTGCGAAGAAGCCGAGCGTGTTGTAGCCCCAGTAGTTGCGCAGCCCGCGGCCGATCAGGAACGGCTCGGACACGAACTGATGGATCGGCAGCAGTTCGACCGCCGTCACGCCGAGCTCGACCAGGTGCTCGATCACCGCCGGGTAGGCGAGTCCGGCGAAGGTTCCGCGCAAATGCTCCGGGACCTGCGGGTGCAGCCGGGTGTAGCCCTTCACGTGGGTCTCGTAGATCACCGAATCGGCCAGGTTGCGGCGCTCGGCGATCGGCTCCGGTGGTGGGCTGTCCTCGACCACCACACTGAGCGGCACGGCAGCGAAGGAGTCGGTCGGATCCGGGGTGAAGTCCGAATCCGGAGTGTGGTCGGAGATCGGGCCGCTGTAGTCGACACCGCCGGTGATGGCCCGGGCATACGGATCGAGCAGCAGTTTGGCGGGGTTGAACCGGCGACCGTCCTCCGGGGCCCACTCGCCGTGCACCCGGAAGCCGTAACGCTGTTCGGCGCCGACGCCGGGCACGTGCACGCTCCAGACGCCGTCCTCGCCGGCGGTCATGTCGTGATTGTGCTGGGTCCGATCCTCGTCGACCAATGCCAGCTCGACTCGTGTCGCGCGCGGAGCCCAGAGGCCGAAGGAGGTCCCGTCGTCGCGGATGTGGGCGCCCAGGAGGGTGCCGTCAGCTGGCGTCGGGAGGTCGATCTGGGTCATCTACGGGCTCTCTTCTCACTCACCTGCGGGCCGCCGGGGGCGGCGCAAAACGGTCTCCATTGTGCCTGACGAATGTCCAGGGACCGCGCGGGACAGGCATCGGCGCCGCACCGGACAGGCAAACGCCGCCGGTCCGGCCCGGTGTGGCATGCCGCACCATTAAGGTTCCTTCATGACTGAGGACCCGGTACGGCTGGAAGTTTCCGACGGTGTGGCGACCCTGCGGATCGACCGACCGAAGGTGAACGCTCTCGACTTCGACCTGCAGGACAGGATCGGAGCAGCGGCCCGGGAGGCGTCGGCGCGAGACGACATCGCGGCGGTGGTGATCACCGGCGGACCGAAGGTGTTCGCCGCCGGCGCCGACATCAAGGAGATGGCCGCCCTCGATCATGCCGACATGCTGCGCCGCTCCAAGCACCTGGTGGACAGCTTCGCCGCCGTCGCCACGATCGGCAAACCGACCGTTGCCGCGATCAACGGCTACGCCCTCGGCGGTGGCTGTGAGCTGGCCCTCTGCGCCGACATCAGGATTGCCGCGGAGGATGCGACGCTGGGCCAACCCGAGGTCAAGCTCGGCGTCATCCCCGGCCTCGGCGGCACCCAGCGGCTGGCCCGGTTGATCGGCCCGAGCCGGGCCAAGGAGTTGATCTTCAGCGGCCGGTTCGTCTCCGCCGAGGAGGCGCTGGCGATCGGGTTGGTCAATCAGGTGGTGCCGCCGTCCGACGTGCTGGACACCGCGACGGCCTGGGCGCGCCAGTTCGTCGGCGGCGCCGCGCTGGCGCTGCGCGCGGCCAAGGAGGCGATCGACCTCGGTAGCGAGGTCGATCTGGCCACCGGCCTGGAGATCGAACGGCAGCAGTTCGCCGCCCTGTTCGGGACCGAGGACCGCGCGATCGGGATGCGATCCTTCATCGAACACGGGCCCGGCAAAGCCGAATTCCGGGGACGGTGAAGACGCCGGTGCGATTCAGAGTCTCTCGGCTGCTTCTCGTTCTCGGACTGTGCTTCGGGCTGATCGGTGTCGGCATGCTGATCGCCGCTGGTGCCACGGCAGTGAGTTCACAACGCTTCCAGGCCACCGCCGAGAAGGCCACCGGCCGGGTGGTCGCCGTCGACTCCCATGAGGAATGTGACACCGATCGTCGCAGCGACGGCCGTCGGGTCCGCGAATGCCACACCGTCTACGACTCGACGATCGAGTTCAGCACCGCCGACGGCAAGAAGATCACCTTCGAGTCGAATGTGTCGGGTAGTCAGCCGCCGCGGCCCGGCGATTCCGTCGAGGTGTTGTATCCGCCTGACGATCCGCAGCGCGCCCGGGTCGCCGGCGTCGCCGTCTGGGTGCTGCCGATCGTCTTCGGAGGGATCGGGATCCCGTTCACCCTGGCCGGCGTGATCATGCTCGCCGTGTATCTGAAGGGACGACGGAAGCTGGCCTGGTTGCAGGACTCGGGACGGCGAGTGCAGGGCCAGATCCTCGGCGTCCAGCGCAATCGGCACCTGCGGATCAACAATGTGCACCCCTGGCGGGTGCATGTCGGCTGGCGTGACCCGGCCAGCGGCGCGGCGTACGAATTCGCCAGTGACAATCTGATGTCCGAC
Protein-coding sequences here:
- a CDS encoding DUF3592 domain-containing protein, whose product is MRFRVSRLLLVLGLCFGLIGVGMLIAAGATAVSSQRFQATAEKATGRVVAVDSHEECDTDRRSDGRRVRECHTVYDSTIEFSTADGKKITFESNVSGSQPPRPGDSVEVLYPPDDPQRARVAGVAVWVLPIVFGGIGIPFTLAGVIMLAVYLKGRRKLAWLQDSGRRVQGQILGVQRNRHLRINNVHPWRVHVGWRDPASGAAYEFASDNLMSDPTPVLAGAQTLEVLIDPADPQQRHWVDLTPYGLSSD
- the glgX gene encoding glycogen debranching protein GlgX translates to MTQIDLPTPADGTLLGAHIRDDGTSFGLWAPRATRVELALVDEDRTQHNHDMTAGEDGVWSVHVPGVGAEQRYGFRVHGEWAPEDGRRFNPAKLLLDPYARAITGGVDYSGPISDHTPDSDFTPDPTDSFAAVPLSVVVEDSPPPEPIAERRNLADSVIYETHVKGYTRLHPQVPEHLRGTFAGLAYPAVIEHLVELGVTAVELLPIHQFVSEPFLIGRGLRNYWGYNTLGFFAPHASYCSVGTMGSQVREFKEMVTALHQAGLEVILDVVFNHTGEGGHEGPTLCYRGIDHAGYYRLTQDQRNDYDVTGTGNSVDTSNPGVQKMIIDSLRYWVTEMGVDGFRFDLATTLLRDGQHHVRQDHPLKAAIAEDPLLADIKMIAEPWDVGPYGYQVGGFGSRWSEWNDRFRGFVRDFWRGNIGGVQELSARLAGSPDIFDHDDRQADASINFVTAHDGFTLRDLVTYDLKHNGANGESNRDGSDDNRSWNCGYEGETDNPEINALRHRQTKNLIATTILSSGVPMITAADEIGRTQEGNNNAYCQDGPISWVNWDSAEPWADLKDLTGALLKLRHDHPVLRSSRFRHGDQVTLLDGSPSGRKNLAWFGGYPHDNLVELADQEWQDGERRTLGMFLTDDRDDRTEEDALLIWFHGGADPVEVQLPGGPWAKEYTVLAHTGVDGELPTDPVPADGLVTIPGRTVVVMQAH
- a CDS encoding enoyl-CoA hydratase/isomerase family protein, whose amino-acid sequence is MTEDPVRLEVSDGVATLRIDRPKVNALDFDLQDRIGAAAREASARDDIAAVVITGGPKVFAAGADIKEMAALDHADMLRRSKHLVDSFAAVATIGKPTVAAINGYALGGGCELALCADIRIAAEDATLGQPEVKLGVIPGLGGTQRLARLIGPSRAKELIFSGRFVSAEEALAIGLVNQVVPPSDVLDTATAWARQFVGGAALALRAAKEAIDLGSEVDLATGLEIERQQFAALFGTEDRAIGMRSFIEHGPGKAEFRGR